Proteins found in one Actinokineospora alba genomic segment:
- a CDS encoding DHA2 family efflux MFS transporter permease subunit, whose translation MVSTERRSWAALMALCACFFMVMLDSTIVTVAIPAILTGLDANLNEVIWVNSVYLLANTVPLLLTGRLGDRYGPKRVLIVGLVIFLAASLWCGLATSAGSLIAARAVQGLGAAAMTPQTLTFITRLFPPEKRGTPIAVWGAVAGVATITGPVVGGLLVEQFGWQWIFLLNLPIGAVGLVVGLVVLPDWLPNGRIRFDTLGAVLASVGLGALVFGLQNGQHYHWGTVIGPLGVLHIIGIGLLLLGGFIIWQRRMTDEPLVPLGLFANPTFAFANLTHGALGFAVTGMFLPLVIYVQSVLGLGPVESSLLCAPMAVAAGAAAIVAGRVGGKHLIMSGLGALAGGTVLIAALAEPDTVPMVLVPGLVIAGVGIGLVYSPLTAAATFGLPGHLVGAASGVFNTSRQVGGVLGSATTGLLLQVGLSVSVPEAARQTARSLPPRYVEEFVRRVSDAANTASQFRQNGPEVPADWSPSIAARVRDLATDAYALGFTNAAKATLVLPVVVLVLGILCAAGIQPPSGNAKNLDYRPEGATP comes from the coding sequence ATGGTGAGCACTGAGCGGCGGTCGTGGGCCGCCCTCATGGCGCTGTGTGCCTGCTTCTTCATGGTGATGCTGGATTCCACGATCGTCACCGTGGCCATCCCGGCCATCCTGACCGGCCTCGACGCCAACCTCAACGAGGTCATCTGGGTCAACAGCGTCTACCTGCTGGCCAACACCGTCCCCCTGCTCCTCACCGGCCGCCTCGGCGACCGGTATGGGCCCAAGCGGGTTCTCATCGTAGGGCTGGTCATCTTCCTGGCCGCGTCCCTGTGGTGTGGGCTCGCCACCTCCGCCGGGTCGCTGATCGCGGCCCGGGCCGTCCAGGGGCTTGGGGCGGCGGCGATGACGCCGCAGACGTTGACGTTCATCACCCGCCTCTTTCCGCCGGAGAAGCGGGGGACGCCGATCGCGGTGTGGGGTGCTGTCGCCGGGGTCGCGACGATCACCGGGCCGGTGGTCGGGGGACTGCTTGTCGAGCAGTTCGGGTGGCAGTGGATTTTCCTGCTGAACCTGCCGATCGGTGCCGTGGGGCTCGTCGTCGGGCTGGTGGTGCTTCCCGACTGGCTGCCGAACGGGCGGATCCGGTTCGACACCCTGGGCGCGGTGCTGGCCTCCGTCGGGCTTGGGGCGCTCGTCTTCGGCCTGCAGAACGGCCAGCACTACCACTGGGGCACGGTCATCGGGCCGCTCGGCGTGCTGCACATCATCGGGATCGGTCTGCTCCTGCTCGGCGGCTTCATCATCTGGCAGCGGCGGATGACCGACGAGCCGCTGGTGCCGCTCGGGCTGTTCGCCAACCCCACCTTCGCCTTCGCCAACCTCACCCACGGCGCGCTCGGGTTCGCCGTCACCGGGATGTTCCTGCCGCTGGTGATCTACGTGCAGTCCGTCCTCGGCCTCGGGCCGGTCGAGTCGAGCCTGCTGTGCGCGCCGATGGCCGTGGCGGCGGGTGCGGCGGCGATCGTGGCGGGGCGGGTCGGCGGGAAGCACCTGATCATGAGCGGGTTGGGTGCGCTCGCAGGCGGAACAGTGCTGATCGCGGCGCTGGCCGAGCCGGACACCGTCCCGATGGTGCTGGTGCCGGGACTGGTCATCGCCGGCGTCGGGATCGGGCTGGTGTACTCGCCGCTGACCGCCGCGGCCACGTTCGGGCTGCCGGGTCACCTCGTCGGCGCGGCCTCCGGGGTGTTCAACACGTCGCGGCAGGTCGGCGGCGTCCTGGGCAGCGCGACGACCGGGCTGTTGCTGCAGGTCGGGCTCAGTGTGTCCGTGCCGGAGGCGGCCCGGCAGACCGCCAGGTCACTGCCGCCGCGCTACGTCGAGGAGTTCGTCCGGCGGGTCAGTGACGCGGCCAACACGGCCAGCCAGTTCCGCCAGAACGGCCCGGAGGTGCCCGCCGACTGGTCGCCGTCAATCGCCGCGCGCGTGCGTGACCTCGCGACGGACGCCTACGCCCTCGGGTTCACCAACGCCGCGAAGGCGACCCTCGTGCTGCCCGTCGTCGTGCTGGTCCTCGGCATCCTCTGCGCCGCCGGCATCCAACCCCCAAGTGGGAACGCGAAGAATCTGGACTATCGCCCGGAAGGCGCGACTCCGTAG
- a CDS encoding Xaa-Pro dipeptidyl-peptidase — translation MTIRRSLLTVVAAVGAVLVPLSPAAAEPLESTPIYSYADAVRETVWVDTGLTSPQGARVRVAADIIRPREAQTAGVKVPVIMDASPYYTSLGRGNEGQRKTYDSAGRPIQFPLFYDNYFVPRGYAVVLVDLSGTARSNGCVDVGGRSEVASGKAVVDWLNGRATGYTSATGSTQASATWSSGAVGMIGKSWDGTIANGVAATGVDGLKTVVPIGAISSWYDYYRAHGATLTMGTPSALVSRVENSAAANNCATVKSTLDSGSPSSGDMTTMWRERDYVPNAANVKASVFVVHGVNDLNVKSINFGQWWNALPATVERKLWLTQAGHVDPFDFRRSVWVDTLHRWFDHYLMGIDNGIQNDPRSTVEHQPDVWKDDVSWPVVTTPKHLYAHASSTAGVGTLNSAPPPPTEIPVWARFTDNRSSEYTWITNPTSTSSARLIYSSPALTADNRISGTPRITVTATSSAGAARLTAVLVDLGPSTIRNYRASGEGITTLSTRSCWGESGTGDSACFLDTATNKTSTSANIISRGWADLGHYASLDSRKTLSPNTPYKITFNLASTDQVIPAGHKLALVIGSTDSSYIGSAGSYPKIAVDLTKTVLQIPMTGSF, via the coding sequence ATGACGATCAGGCGATCCCTGCTCACTGTCGTGGCCGCGGTCGGCGCCGTTCTCGTCCCGCTCAGCCCCGCCGCGGCCGAGCCGCTGGAGAGCACGCCGATCTACTCCTACGCCGACGCCGTGCGCGAGACGGTCTGGGTCGACACCGGTCTGACCTCGCCGCAGGGCGCGCGGGTGCGGGTCGCCGCCGACATCATCCGGCCGCGCGAGGCGCAGACCGCGGGCGTCAAAGTCCCGGTGATCATGGACGCCAGCCCGTATTACACCTCGCTCGGCCGGGGTAACGAGGGCCAGCGCAAGACCTACGACTCAGCGGGTCGCCCGATCCAGTTCCCCCTCTTCTACGACAACTACTTCGTCCCACGCGGCTACGCGGTCGTGCTCGTCGACCTGTCCGGCACCGCCCGGTCCAACGGCTGCGTCGACGTCGGCGGCCGCTCCGAGGTCGCTTCCGGCAAGGCCGTCGTCGACTGGCTCAACGGCCGCGCCACCGGCTACACCTCCGCCACCGGCTCGACGCAGGCGAGCGCGACCTGGTCGAGCGGCGCGGTCGGCATGATCGGCAAGTCGTGGGACGGCACGATCGCCAACGGGGTCGCGGCCACCGGTGTCGACGGGCTCAAGACCGTCGTGCCGATCGGCGCCATCAGCTCCTGGTACGACTACTACCGGGCGCACGGCGCGACTCTGACCATGGGCACCCCGTCCGCGCTCGTCTCGCGCGTGGAGAACTCGGCCGCGGCGAACAACTGTGCCACCGTCAAGTCCACTTTGGACAGCGGTTCACCGTCGAGCGGTGACATGACGACAATGTGGCGCGAGCGCGACTACGTGCCCAATGCCGCCAACGTCAAGGCGAGCGTGTTCGTCGTGCACGGCGTCAACGACCTGAACGTGAAGTCGATCAACTTCGGCCAGTGGTGGAACGCGCTGCCCGCGACCGTCGAGCGCAAGCTCTGGCTGACCCAGGCGGGCCACGTCGACCCGTTCGACTTCCGCCGCTCGGTGTGGGTCGACACCCTGCACCGCTGGTTCGACCACTACCTGATGGGCATCGACAACGGCATCCAGAACGACCCTCGATCCACCGTCGAGCACCAGCCGGACGTGTGGAAGGACGACGTGAGCTGGCCGGTCGTCACCACCCCGAAGCACCTCTACGCGCACGCCTCAAGCACCGCAGGCGTCGGCACGCTCAACTCCGCCCCACCGCCGCCCACCGAGATCCCCGTGTGGGCGCGGTTCACCGACAACCGCAGCAGCGAGTACACCTGGATCACCAACCCGACGTCGACGTCCTCGGCCCGGCTGATCTACAGCTCGCCCGCGCTCACCGCCGACAACCGCATCTCGGGCACACCGCGCATCACGGTCACCGCGACGTCGTCGGCCGGCGCCGCCCGGCTGACCGCCGTCCTGGTCGACCTTGGCCCGTCGACGATCCGCAACTACCGGGCCTCCGGCGAGGGCATCACCACGCTGTCCACCCGGTCCTGCTGGGGCGAGAGCGGGACCGGTGACAGCGCCTGTTTCCTCGACACGGCCACCAACAAGACCAGCACCAGCGCCAACATCATCAGCCGCGGGTGGGCCGACCTCGGCCACTACGCGTCGCTCGACTCACGCAAGACGCTGTCCCCCAACACGCCCTACAAGATCACCTTCAACCTGGCGAGCACCGACCAGGTCATCCCCGCGGGCCACAAGCTCGCGCTGGTGATCGGCAGCACGGACAGCTCGTACATCGGCTCCGCGGGCAGCTATCCGAAGATCGCCGTCGACCTGACCAAGACGGTCCTGCAGATCCCGATGACAGGGTCCTTCTAG
- a CDS encoding Maf family protein, protein MRFVLASQSPARLGMLRDAGIEPVVRVSGVDEEAIEASLPDAKPDTVVVALAEAKARAVLADVVAEHPDALIVGCDSMLHFDGQLMGKPATVDIARERWGRMAGNTGDLMTGHAVLRVDGGEVTATATGTESTVVRFGKPTERELEAYLASGEPLRVAGAFTLDGRGGWFVDGIDGDSSGVIGISLPLMRRLLNEVGLSVVDFWSAPTE, encoded by the coding sequence ATGCGCTTCGTCCTCGCCTCCCAGTCCCCCGCCCGCCTCGGCATGCTCCGCGACGCCGGGATCGAGCCGGTGGTCCGGGTGTCGGGTGTGGACGAGGAGGCGATCGAGGCGTCGCTGCCGGACGCGAAGCCCGACACGGTGGTCGTCGCGCTCGCCGAGGCCAAGGCGCGGGCGGTGCTGGCCGACGTCGTGGCCGAGCACCCGGACGCGCTGATCGTGGGCTGCGACTCGATGCTGCACTTCGACGGGCAGCTGATGGGCAAGCCCGCGACCGTCGACATCGCGCGCGAGCGGTGGGGCCGGATGGCGGGCAACACCGGCGACCTGATGACCGGGCACGCCGTCCTGCGGGTCGATGGCGGCGAGGTCACCGCGACCGCGACCGGCACCGAGAGCACCGTGGTGCGCTTCGGCAAGCCGACCGAGCGCGAACTGGAGGCCTACCTCGCCTCCGGTGAGCCGCTGCGGGTCGCGGGGGCGTTCACCCTCGACGGGCGCGGCGGCTGGTTCGTCGACGGCATCGACGGCGACTCGTCCGGGGTCATCGGGATCAGCCTGCCGCTGATGCGCCGGCTGCTCAACGAGGTGGGCCTCAGTGTCGTCGATTTCTGGAGTGCTCCCACCGAGTGA
- a CDS encoding dicarboxylate/amino acid:cation symporter: MSTPKSRSSRNFGIAVLAGLVLGALLGFVAKQTDTAWLTTTLKTIGDVFTSLLQFTVIPLVFTAIVVGVTSLRGLGGARTAARLGGKTLLWFGVTSLIAVLIGIAVGLIGGAGKGVDVEPSATAVDKLATRDHGDWLTVLNGLVPSNLFSAFTEGEVLQVVFVAVLVGIAAYSLGERAAPFVAFNKAIFDIIQKVLGWIIRLAPLGVLGLIGTAFATYGNGFVKPLLSLIASVYVAAALVLFVVYPVLLRFYGKVSPKTFYAKSWTALQFAFVSRSSGATLPLSRQSAVNLGVDPGYAGFAVPLGTTTKMDGCAALYPAIATIFIANLFGISLSGWQYVGIVAVAVFGAFATAGTTGWFTMLTLTLGTIGLPPEVIATGVAIVYGIDPILDMIRTATNVAGQITVPVLVARGEGLLDDEVLAAPPLLDTPEPTPVKEPALV; the protein is encoded by the coding sequence ATGTCCACGCCCAAGTCCCGGAGTTCCCGCAACTTCGGCATCGCCGTCCTCGCCGGGCTCGTCCTCGGCGCGTTACTCGGGTTCGTCGCCAAGCAGACCGACACGGCCTGGCTGACCACCACGCTCAAGACCATCGGCGACGTCTTCACCAGCCTGCTTCAGTTCACCGTGATCCCGTTGGTGTTCACCGCGATCGTCGTGGGCGTCACCAGCCTTCGCGGCCTCGGTGGCGCGCGCACCGCCGCCCGCCTCGGCGGCAAGACGCTCCTCTGGTTCGGCGTGACCTCGCTGATCGCCGTGCTCATCGGCATCGCGGTCGGCCTGATCGGCGGCGCGGGCAAGGGCGTCGACGTCGAGCCGAGCGCCACCGCCGTGGACAAGCTGGCCACCCGCGACCACGGCGACTGGCTGACCGTCCTCAATGGACTGGTGCCGAGCAACCTGTTCTCCGCCTTCACCGAGGGCGAGGTGCTGCAGGTCGTGTTCGTCGCGGTCCTGGTCGGCATCGCCGCCTACAGCCTGGGCGAGCGCGCGGCGCCGTTCGTGGCGTTCAACAAGGCGATCTTCGACATCATCCAGAAGGTGCTCGGCTGGATCATCCGGCTCGCGCCGCTGGGCGTGCTGGGCCTGATCGGCACGGCGTTCGCCACGTACGGCAACGGGTTCGTCAAGCCGCTGCTGTCGCTGATCGCCTCGGTGTACGTCGCCGCCGCGCTGGTGCTGTTCGTGGTCTACCCGGTGCTGCTTCGGTTCTACGGCAAGGTGAGCCCGAAGACGTTCTACGCCAAGTCATGGACGGCACTGCAGTTCGCGTTCGTGTCCCGCTCCTCCGGCGCGACACTGCCGCTGAGCAGGCAGAGCGCGGTGAACCTCGGCGTCGACCCCGGCTACGCGGGATTCGCGGTGCCGCTGGGCACGACGACGAAGATGGACGGCTGCGCCGCGCTGTACCCGGCGATCGCGACGATCTTCATCGCGAACCTGTTCGGGATCTCGCTCAGCGGCTGGCAGTACGTCGGCATCGTCGCGGTCGCCGTGTTCGGCGCGTTCGCCACGGCGGGCACGACCGGCTGGTTCACCATGCTGACGCTGACCCTGGGCACGATCGGCCTGCCACCGGAGGTCATCGCGACCGGTGTGGCCATCGTCTACGGCATCGACCCGATCCTCGACATGATCCGCACCGCGACCAACGTAGCCGGCCAAATCACCGTCCCAGTCTTGGTCGCCCGCGGCGAAGGCCTGCTGGACGACGAGGTCCTGGCCGCCCCACCCCTCCTCGACACCCCCGAGCCGACCCCGGTAAAGGAGCCCGCCCTCGTCTGA
- a CDS encoding acetyl/propionyl/methylcrotonyl-CoA carboxylase subunit alpha, with product MPESAKTLSKVLIANRGEIAVRVIRACQDAGLGSVAVYAEPDRDAPFVRLADEAFALGGNTPGESYLSFDKLLDVAKRSGADSVHPGYGFLSENAEFAQAVLDAGLIWIGPTPQAIRDLGDKVTARHIAMRAGAPLVPGTKEPVGGAEEIVAFAEEHGLPVAIKAAFGGGGRGLKVARTIEEIPELFDSAVREAVTAFGRGECFVERYLDRPRHVEAQVLADQHGNVVVVGTRDCSLQRRHQKLVEEAPAPFLTDSQRAEIHSSAKAICKEAGYSGAGTVEYLVGMDGTISFLEVNTRLQVEHPVSEETAGVDLVREQFRIAAGEKLRFTEDPEPRGHSIEFRINGEDAGRGFLPAPGTVTKFIAPDGPGVRVDAGVESGTVIGGQFDSLLAKIIVTGENRDEAIARSRRALDELVVEGMATVTPFHRAIVRDPAFIGDGETFFVHTRWIETEFDNTIEPFTGGAEAAEEEQPRQNVVVEVGGRRLEVSLPGTFSLNTGGGAGAAAKAKPRKRSGGKAGAAASGDSVTAPMQGTIVKIAVEDGQTVEAGELVLVLEAMKMENPVTAHKSGTITGLGIAVGETVTTGTVICEIKD from the coding sequence GTGCCCGAGTCGGCAAAGACGCTGAGCAAGGTTCTCATCGCCAATCGCGGCGAGATCGCTGTCCGCGTGATTCGTGCCTGCCAGGACGCCGGTCTGGGCAGTGTGGCCGTCTACGCCGAGCCCGACCGGGACGCCCCGTTCGTGCGGCTGGCCGACGAGGCATTCGCGCTGGGCGGCAACACTCCCGGTGAGAGCTACCTGTCCTTCGACAAGCTGCTCGACGTGGCGAAGCGCTCCGGCGCCGACTCCGTGCACCCCGGCTACGGCTTCCTCTCAGAGAACGCCGAGTTCGCCCAGGCGGTGCTCGACGCGGGTCTGATCTGGATCGGACCCACCCCACAGGCTATCCGCGACCTCGGCGACAAGGTGACCGCGCGGCACATCGCGATGCGCGCCGGCGCGCCGCTGGTTCCCGGCACCAAGGAGCCGGTCGGCGGCGCCGAGGAGATCGTCGCGTTCGCCGAGGAGCACGGTCTCCCGGTCGCGATCAAGGCCGCGTTCGGCGGCGGCGGGCGTGGCCTGAAGGTGGCCCGCACGATCGAGGAGATCCCCGAGCTGTTCGACTCGGCGGTCCGCGAGGCCGTCACCGCGTTCGGCCGCGGCGAGTGCTTCGTCGAGCGCTACCTGGACCGGCCCCGGCACGTCGAGGCGCAGGTGCTCGCCGACCAGCACGGCAACGTGGTCGTCGTCGGCACCCGCGACTGCTCGCTGCAGCGCCGCCACCAGAAGCTCGTCGAGGAGGCCCCGGCCCCCTTCCTGACCGACAGCCAGCGCGCCGAGATCCACTCGTCGGCGAAGGCCATCTGCAAGGAAGCGGGCTACTCCGGCGCGGGCACGGTCGAGTACCTGGTCGGCATGGACGGCACCATCTCGTTCCTCGAGGTCAACACCCGACTGCAGGTCGAGCACCCGGTCTCGGAGGAGACCGCGGGCGTCGACCTGGTCCGCGAGCAGTTCCGCATCGCCGCCGGTGAGAAGCTCCGCTTCACCGAGGACCCGGAACCCCGCGGCCACTCGATCGAGTTCCGCATCAACGGCGAGGACGCGGGCCGCGGCTTCCTGCCCGCCCCGGGAACCGTCACCAAGTTCATCGCCCCCGACGGCCCCGGCGTCCGCGTCGACGCGGGCGTGGAGTCCGGCACCGTCATCGGCGGCCAGTTCGACTCGCTGCTGGCGAAGATCATCGTCACCGGCGAGAACCGAGACGAGGCCATCGCCCGCTCCCGCCGCGCCCTGGACGAGCTGGTGGTCGAGGGCATGGCCACCGTGACCCCGTTCCACCGCGCGATCGTGCGCGACCCGGCGTTCATCGGCGACGGCGAGACGTTCTTCGTGCACACCCGCTGGATCGAAACCGAGTTCGACAACACCATCGAACCCTTCACCGGCGGTGCGGAAGCGGCCGAGGAGGAGCAGCCCCGGCAGAACGTCGTCGTCGAGGTCGGCGGCAGGCGGCTTGAGGTCTCCCTGCCCGGCACCTTCTCCCTCAACACCGGCGGCGGCGCCGGCGCGGCGGCGAAAGCCAAGCCCCGCAAGCGTTCCGGCGGCAAGGCCGGAGCAGCGGCCTCGGGCGACTCGGTCACCGCGCCGATGCAGGGCACCATCGTGAAGATCGCCGTGGAGGACGGCCAGACCGTCGAAGCGGGCGAGCTGGTGTTGGTGCTTGAGGCGATGAAGA